A single genomic interval of Streptomyces sp. NBC_00663 harbors:
- a CDS encoding sensor histidine kinase, with the protein MRTRLLPLLIVLMAAMLLALGIPLGIGMASAQQQKVVVDRIDDTAHFAALAQYVTGPDDERQDTLESELESYYEVYDIRVGVFYRTDVPMANAPTTWFLPETGEVREAFEEARLSRRSQNPHQVWPWERTRLVVASPVIRDGDVVAVVVTDSPTGEMRSRILHNWLVIGAGLMAAMLLAVGAALRLTGWVLRPVRVLDATTHAIASGSLKSRVAAAGGPPELRRLAHSFNEMADNVEDVLEQQRAFVADASHQLRNPLAALLLRIELLAFELPEGNKEIASVQMEGKRLAQVLDDLLDLALAEHTDADLRITDIGALTAERVAAWAPTAEAKGVRLLGDCPPTTAWADPVTLSSALDAVIDNAVKFTPEDECVEVAVSSNGETATVVVTDLGPGLTDEELARVGDRFWRSGRHQNIKGSGLGLSISRALLAAGGGAISYEHHEPHGLKVTVTVPRSVA; encoded by the coding sequence GTGCGCACACGACTCCTCCCGCTGCTCATCGTCCTGATGGCGGCCATGCTGCTGGCGCTGGGCATTCCGCTCGGCATCGGCATGGCCTCGGCCCAGCAGCAGAAAGTGGTCGTCGACCGGATCGACGACACCGCGCACTTCGCGGCCCTCGCCCAATACGTGACCGGTCCCGACGACGAACGCCAGGACACGCTGGAGAGCGAACTCGAGAGCTACTACGAGGTCTACGACATCCGTGTCGGAGTCTTCTACCGCACTGATGTACCCATGGCCAACGCGCCGACGACCTGGTTCCTCCCCGAGACGGGCGAGGTGCGCGAGGCGTTCGAGGAGGCGCGGCTCAGCCGGCGCAGCCAGAACCCGCACCAGGTCTGGCCCTGGGAGCGCACCCGGCTCGTCGTCGCCTCCCCGGTCATCCGGGACGGTGACGTCGTCGCGGTCGTCGTCACCGACTCGCCGACCGGGGAGATGCGTTCGCGGATCCTGCACAACTGGCTGGTGATCGGCGCGGGTCTGATGGCCGCGATGCTGCTGGCCGTCGGTGCCGCGCTGCGGCTCACCGGCTGGGTGCTGCGGCCCGTACGCGTCCTGGACGCCACCACGCACGCGATCGCCAGCGGCAGCCTGAAGTCCCGGGTCGCCGCCGCCGGCGGACCGCCGGAACTCCGGCGCCTGGCCCATTCGTTCAACGAGATGGCGGACAACGTCGAGGACGTCCTGGAGCAACAGCGCGCCTTCGTCGCCGACGCCTCCCACCAACTGCGCAACCCGCTCGCCGCGTTGCTGCTGCGCATCGAACTGCTCGCCTTCGAACTCCCGGAGGGCAACAAGGAGATCGCCTCGGTCCAGATGGAGGGCAAGCGCCTCGCACAGGTCCTGGACGACCTGCTCGACCTGGCCCTGGCCGAGCACACCGACGCGGACCTGCGCATCACCGACATCGGCGCGCTGACCGCCGAACGCGTCGCGGCCTGGGCGCCGACCGCCGAGGCGAAGGGCGTACGACTGCTCGGCGACTGTCCGCCGACCACCGCCTGGGCCGACCCGGTCACCCTGTCCAGCGCGCTGGACGCGGTCATCGACAACGCCGTGAAGTTCACGCCCGAGGACGAGTGCGTCGAGGTGGCGGTCTCCTCCAACGGCGAGACCGCCACCGTCGTGGTCACCGACCTGGGCCCCGGCCTCACGGACGAGGAACTCGCGCGCGTCGGCGACCGTTTCTGGCGCAGTGGCCGCCATCAGAACATCAAGGGCTCCGGCCTCGGCCTGTCCATCTCCCGCGCGCTGCTGGCCGCGGGCGGGGGCGCGATCTCGTACGAGCACCATGAACCGCACGGCCTGAAGGTGACGGTGACGGTGCCGCGCAGCGTCGCCTGA
- a CDS encoding response regulator transcription factor, with amino-acid sequence MRLLLVEDDNHVAAALSAVLARHGFDVTHARSGEEALQALVPESDGFGVVLLDLGLPDQDGYEVCGKIRKRTSTPVIMVTARSDVRSRIHGLNLGADDYVVKPYDTGELLARIHAVSRRTTHEDAPGGADTALVLGSVHIELPTRQVSVDGSVVQLTRKEFDLLALLAQRPGVVFRREQIISEVWRTSWEGTGRTLEVHVASLRAKLRMPALIETVRGVGYRLVAPSS; translated from the coding sequence ATGAGACTGCTCCTCGTCGAGGACGACAATCACGTCGCCGCCGCCCTGTCCGCGGTCCTGGCCCGCCACGGGTTCGACGTGACGCACGCCCGAAGCGGGGAGGAAGCTCTCCAGGCCCTCGTCCCGGAAAGCGACGGCTTCGGCGTCGTCCTGCTCGACCTGGGGCTGCCTGACCAGGACGGTTACGAGGTCTGCGGCAAGATCCGCAAGCGCACCAGCACCCCGGTGATCATGGTCACCGCCCGCTCCGACGTCCGCTCCCGCATCCACGGCCTCAACCTCGGGGCCGACGACTACGTGGTGAAGCCGTACGACACCGGAGAACTGCTGGCCCGGATCCACGCCGTCAGCCGCCGCACCACACACGAGGACGCCCCGGGCGGCGCCGACACCGCGCTGGTCCTCGGGTCGGTCCACATCGAACTGCCGACCCGTCAGGTCAGCGTGGACGGTTCCGTCGTCCAGCTGACCCGCAAGGAGTTCGACCTGCTCGCCCTGCTGGCCCAGCGCCCCGGTGTCGTCTTCCGCCGGGAGCAGATCATCAGCGAGGTGTGGCGCACCAGCTGGGAGGGGACCGGGCGCACCCTGGAGGTCCATGTCGCCTCCCTGCGCGCCAAGTTGCGCATGCCGGCCCTCATCGAGACCGTACGCGGCGTCGGCTACCGACTCGTCGCCCCGTCCTCGTAG
- a CDS encoding amino acid ABC transporter ATP-binding protein, translating into MTEVSVAKEDVAATGELVVLKSVNKHFGALHVLQDIDLTIARGEVVVVIGPSGSGKSTLCRTINRLETIDSGTIAIDGKPLPAEGKELARLRADVGMVFQSFNLFAHKTVLENVMLGQIKVRKADKKSAEEKARSLLDRVGVGSQADKYPAQLSGGQQQRVAIARALAMDPKVMLFDEPTSALDPEMINEVLEVMQQLARDGMTMIVVTHEMGFARSAANRVVFMADGRIVEEAVPDQFFSAPRSDRAKDFLSKILHH; encoded by the coding sequence ATGACCGAAGTATCGGTGGCCAAGGAAGACGTGGCCGCAACCGGCGAACTGGTCGTCCTGAAGAGCGTCAACAAGCACTTCGGCGCGTTGCATGTTCTCCAGGACATCGATCTGACGATCGCCCGCGGCGAGGTCGTCGTCGTCATCGGACCCTCCGGGTCCGGTAAGTCGACCCTGTGTCGCACCATCAACCGCCTGGAGACGATCGACTCCGGCACCATCGCCATCGACGGCAAGCCCCTGCCCGCGGAGGGCAAGGAGCTGGCGCGGCTGCGGGCCGACGTCGGGATGGTCTTCCAGTCCTTCAACCTCTTCGCGCACAAGACCGTGCTCGAGAACGTGATGCTCGGCCAGATCAAGGTCCGCAAGGCGGACAAGAAGTCGGCCGAGGAGAAGGCCCGGTCCCTGCTCGACCGGGTCGGTGTGGGCAGCCAGGCCGACAAGTACCCCGCACAGCTCTCCGGTGGCCAGCAGCAGCGTGTCGCCATCGCCCGGGCGCTGGCCATGGACCCCAAGGTCATGCTCTTCGACGAGCCCACGTCGGCGCTCGACCCGGAGATGATCAACGAGGTCCTCGAAGTCATGCAGCAGCTCGCCCGGGACGGCATGACCATGATCGTCGTCACCCACGAGATGGGGTTCGCCCGTTCGGCGGCGAACCGAGTGGTCTTCATGGCGGACGGCCGCATCGTCGAGGAAGCTGTGCCCGACCAGTTCTTCAGCGCTCCGCGCAGCGACCGCGCCAAGGACTTCCTGTCCAAGATCCTGCACCACTGA
- a CDS encoding glutamate ABC transporter substrate-binding protein, whose protein sequence is MKLRKATAAAAAALVLSLTATACGGDDKDDSGSGSGGGDKIKVGIKFDQPGLGLKQPDGSFSGFDVDVATYVAKQLGYDADKIEFVETKSADRENALARGDVKFIAATYSINDERKQKVDFAGPYLLAHQDLLVKTDSDISKGTDLNGKNLCSVTGSTSAQNVHDTIAPKANLKEYSGYSECIAALQSGTVDAVTTDDSILAGFAAQSQYKGKFKLAGLKLSNENYGIGVKKGDTATVDKINKALEKMVSDGSWDKAVKDNFGPANYQNEPAPKIGVIVK, encoded by the coding sequence ATGAAGCTCCGCAAGGCCACCGCGGCGGCCGCCGCAGCGCTCGTCCTCTCGCTGACCGCGACCGCCTGCGGCGGCGACGACAAGGACGACAGCGGCTCCGGTTCCGGCGGCGGCGACAAGATCAAGGTCGGCATCAAGTTCGACCAGCCCGGTCTCGGCCTCAAGCAGCCCGACGGCTCCTTCTCCGGCTTCGACGTGGACGTGGCGACGTACGTGGCCAAGCAGCTCGGCTACGACGCCGACAAGATCGAGTTCGTCGAGACCAAGAGCGCCGACCGTGAGAACGCGCTGGCCCGTGGCGACGTGAAGTTCATCGCCGCGACCTACTCGATCAACGACGAGCGCAAGCAGAAGGTCGACTTCGCCGGCCCGTACCTGCTGGCCCACCAGGACCTGCTGGTCAAGACGGACTCGGACATCTCCAAGGGCACCGACCTCAACGGCAAGAACCTGTGCTCGGTGACCGGTTCGACCTCGGCGCAGAACGTCCACGACACCATCGCCCCGAAGGCCAACCTCAAGGAGTACAGCGGCTACTCCGAGTGCATCGCGGCCCTCCAGAGCGGCACCGTCGACGCCGTCACCACCGACGACTCGATCCTCGCGGGCTTTGCCGCCCAGTCCCAGTACAAGGGCAAGTTCAAGCTCGCCGGCCTCAAGCTGAGCAACGAGAACTACGGCATCGGTGTGAAGAAGGGCGACACCGCGACCGTCGACAAGATCAACAAGGCCCTCGAGAAGATGGTCAGCGACGGCAGCTGGGACAAGGCCGTCAAGGACAACTTCGGCCCCGCGAACTACCAGAACGAGCCCGCCCCGAAGATCGGCGTGATCGTCAAGTAA
- a CDS encoding amino acid ABC transporter permease: protein MFDFISDYDNPTLLGAFWMTVKLTFFSGIGSLVWGTLLAAMRVSPVPLMRGFGTAYVNIVRNIPLTVIILFCSLGLADIFHVTMGASDFKVQGFRLAILGFTAYTAAFVCEAVRSGINTVPMGQAEAARAIGLNFTQTLRLIVLPQAFRAVIGPLANVLIALTKNTTVAAAIGVAEAAYLMKQMIENEAATLLIGAIFAFGFVVLTLPTGLILGWLSKRLAVKR from the coding sequence GTGTTCGACTTCATCTCCGACTATGACAACCCGACCCTGCTCGGCGCCTTCTGGATGACGGTGAAGCTCACCTTCTTCTCCGGCATCGGCTCCCTGGTCTGGGGCACCCTGCTGGCCGCGATGCGGGTCAGCCCGGTCCCGCTCATGCGGGGCTTCGGCACGGCCTACGTGAACATCGTCCGGAACATCCCCCTGACCGTCATCATCCTGTTCTGCTCGCTGGGTCTCGCGGACATCTTCCACGTGACGATGGGTGCCTCGGACTTCAAGGTCCAGGGCTTCCGGCTGGCGATCCTCGGCTTCACCGCCTACACCGCGGCCTTCGTCTGCGAGGCAGTGCGCTCCGGCATCAACACGGTGCCGATGGGCCAGGCCGAGGCGGCCCGCGCGATCGGCCTGAACTTCACCCAGACCCTGCGGCTCATCGTGCTGCCGCAGGCCTTCCGCGCGGTGATCGGCCCGCTGGCCAACGTGCTGATCGCACTGACGAAGAACACCACCGTGGCCGCCGCGATCGGCGTCGCCGAGGCCGCGTACCTGATGAAGCAAATGATCGAGAACGAGGCTGCGACGCTGCTCATCGGCGCGATCTTCGCCTTCGGTTTCGTGGTACTGACCCTGCCCACCGGCCTCATCCTCGGCTGGCTGAGCAAGCGACTGGCGGTGAAGCGATGA
- a CDS encoding amino acid ABC transporter permease — protein sequence MSSVLYDTPGPRAKRRNVILSVVFVVLLLLLAWWVWTALDDKGQLEWSLWKPFTQSDTWTTYLLPGLGETLKAAALAMVIALPLGAVFGIARLSDHRWVRGVAGTVVEFFRAIPVLLLMLFANEVYARSTDVGTENRPLYAVVTGLVLYNAAVLAEVVRAGILALPKGQTEAAQAVGLRKGQTMRLILLPQAVTAMLPAIVSQLVVIVKDTALGGVMIGFTELLSERATLAANYANVIQSFVIVAIIYIVVNFILTSFASWLEKRLRRSKKSTGAVLGVDDIDDINAGEVGGGFATGASA from the coding sequence ATGAGCTCGGTCCTGTACGACACTCCGGGCCCCCGCGCCAAGCGGCGCAATGTGATCCTCTCGGTGGTCTTCGTCGTCCTGCTCCTGCTCCTGGCGTGGTGGGTCTGGACGGCACTGGACGACAAGGGCCAGCTGGAGTGGTCCCTGTGGAAGCCGTTCACCCAGTCGGATACATGGACGACCTACCTCCTGCCGGGCCTCGGCGAGACCCTCAAGGCGGCGGCGCTCGCCATGGTGATCGCCCTCCCGCTGGGCGCGGTCTTCGGCATCGCCCGCCTGTCCGACCACCGCTGGGTGCGGGGCGTGGCCGGCACGGTGGTCGAGTTCTTCCGCGCCATCCCGGTCCTGCTGCTGATGCTGTTCGCCAACGAGGTCTACGCCCGCTCGACGGACGTCGGCACCGAGAACCGGCCGCTGTACGCGGTCGTCACCGGCCTCGTGCTGTACAACGCCGCGGTCCTCGCCGAGGTCGTCCGGGCCGGCATCCTCGCGCTGCCCAAGGGACAGACGGAGGCGGCCCAGGCGGTCGGCCTGCGCAAGGGCCAGACGATGAGGCTGATCCTGCTCCCGCAGGCCGTCACCGCGATGCTCCCGGCCATCGTCAGCCAGCTCGTCGTCATCGTGAAGGACACCGCGCTCGGCGGCGTCATGATCGGCTTCACCGAGCTGCTCAGCGAGCGCGCGACCCTGGCGGCGAACTACGCCAACGTCATCCAGAGCTTCGTCATCGTGGCGATCATCTACATCGTCGTGAACTTCATCCTGACCAGCTTCGCGAGCTGGCTGGAGAAGCGGCTGCGGCGGAGCAAGAAGAGCACCGGTGCGGTGCTCGGCGTGGACGACATCGACGACATCAACGCCGGTGAGGTCGGCGGCGGCTTCGCGACCGGGGCGTCCGCCTGA
- a CDS encoding FAD-dependent monooxygenase: MDPVIIVGAGPVGLTLALALARQDVPSVVLDEGPGKDEPRPARTVVLREDTAALMERLTGVALDGVGCHWAGWRSLRRKQVMREVSFEDASEPGPLHIAQHVLTGLLREAAAHESLVKIAVDSRLDTVEQEKSGVTAHTRGPKGTWWRGSYLVGCDGPRSTVRKLQDIRFPGRTAVERHAVAALRTELPWEGEALLHRMPPWRMSGPSAGEVTGRPLPDGVWRLDWLLPPGKDLVTPELLVSRVRETLAGWTGGPTPPYDLLDTGVHTVHHRLARRWRVGRVFLAGDAAHLLGALGTQGLDEGLRDADNLAWKLTLAWHHGPHEALLDSYQAERRGVVAARLRAADQALPLLRGGGGLRAYVPGSARGHDALLADGHLGRGALGAPGAYTGSPLAPRHLEAEVAVDTAPGAPVADVRVTAEDGSFVRLRDRLGRGTLLVVLIAPGTGVWERKHWVTAGVMPRLAAAVTALPHTAELLVAESYPGAAAHSVLLVRPDGHLVTALSGVRPADLYAAAEATLGGPTRAEAEAGAGSR; encoded by the coding sequence GTGGACCCGGTGATCATCGTCGGAGCGGGGCCCGTCGGGCTCACGCTCGCCCTGGCTCTGGCCCGCCAGGACGTACCGTCCGTCGTCCTCGACGAGGGCCCCGGCAAGGACGAACCCCGCCCCGCCCGCACGGTCGTGCTGCGCGAGGACACCGCCGCCCTGATGGAGCGGCTGACCGGCGTCGCGCTCGACGGAGTGGGCTGCCACTGGGCCGGATGGCGGTCGTTGCGCCGCAAGCAGGTGATGCGCGAGGTCTCCTTCGAGGACGCCTCGGAGCCCGGTCCGCTGCACATCGCCCAGCACGTCCTGACCGGCCTGCTCCGCGAGGCCGCCGCCCATGAATCGCTCGTCAAGATCGCCGTCGACAGCCGTCTCGACACCGTCGAGCAGGAGAAGTCCGGCGTCACCGCACACACGCGCGGCCCCAAGGGCACGTGGTGGCGCGGCAGTTACCTGGTCGGCTGCGACGGCCCCCGCTCCACGGTCCGCAAACTCCAGGACATCCGCTTCCCCGGCCGTACGGCGGTGGAGCGACACGCCGTCGCCGCGCTGCGCACGGAACTTCCGTGGGAGGGCGAGGCGTTGCTCCATCGGATGCCGCCGTGGCGGATGTCCGGACCTTCGGCCGGGGAGGTCACCGGACGCCCGTTGCCGGACGGGGTGTGGCGCCTGGACTGGCTGCTCCCGCCGGGCAAGGACCTGGTCACGCCCGAACTGCTGGTGTCCCGCGTCCGGGAGACCCTCGCGGGCTGGACAGGGGGCCCCACACCGCCGTACGACCTCCTCGACACCGGTGTGCACACCGTCCACCACCGACTCGCGCGCCGCTGGCGGGTCGGCCGGGTGTTCCTCGCCGGGGACGCGGCGCATCTGCTCGGCGCGCTCGGTACCCAGGGGTTGGACGAGGGGCTCAGGGACGCCGACAACCTCGCCTGGAAGCTGACCCTCGCCTGGCACCACGGTCCGCACGAGGCGCTGCTCGACAGCTACCAGGCCGAGCGGCGTGGCGTCGTCGCCGCCCGGCTGCGCGCCGCCGACCAGGCCCTGCCGCTGCTGCGCGGCGGTGGCGGACTGCGCGCCTACGTCCCGGGCTCGGCCCGAGGTCACGACGCGCTGCTCGCCGACGGCCACCTGGGGCGCGGCGCGCTCGGTGCGCCGGGGGCGTACACCGGCTCGCCGCTGGCGCCCCGGCACCTGGAGGCCGAGGTCGCGGTCGACACGGCTCCGGGGGCGCCGGTCGCCGATGTACGGGTCACGGCCGAGGACGGCTCGTTCGTACGACTCCGGGACCGGCTCGGTCGCGGGACGCTGCTCGTCGTACTCATCGCGCCGGGCACGGGCGTGTGGGAGCGCAAGCACTGGGTGACCGCCGGGGTCATGCCCCGGCTGGCCGCCGCCGTCACCGCACTGCCGCACACCGCCGAGCTGCTGGTCGCCGAGAGCTATCCGGGGGCAGCGGCGCACAGCGTCCTGCTGGTGCGTCCCGACGGCCACCTCGTGACCGCGCTGAGCGGAGTCCGTCCCGCCGACCTGTACGCGGCGGCGGAGGCGACGCTGGGCGGGCCGACGAGGGCGGAGGCGGAGGCCGGAGCGGGGTCGCGCTGA
- a CDS encoding putative leader peptide — MTDTCVRLWRRVHMDLVRYAGCVCRPSC, encoded by the coding sequence ATGACCGACACCTGTGTGCGCCTGTGGCGGAGGGTCCATATGGACCTCGTCCGCTATGCGGGCTGCGTGTGTCGTCCGTCCTGCTGA
- a CDS encoding cysteine dioxygenase, with amino-acid sequence MPAAPTQADLLDFVRRTAADAELIASLPLDPEGRTWVRLEGPGGSEAWLIGWPPGTGTGWHDHAESVGAFVAASGELKENALAARLPADGWKTLELTEGVDRERRLPAGKGRSFGQHHVHEVLNESPDEHAISVHAYYPPLPQIRRYSRTGQILRLEQVERPEDWQ; translated from the coding sequence ATGCCGGCGGCTCCGACGCAGGCGGACCTTCTCGACTTCGTACGGCGTACGGCCGCCGACGCCGAGCTGATCGCCTCACTGCCGCTCGACCCCGAGGGCCGCACCTGGGTGCGCCTGGAGGGGCCCGGCGGGAGTGAGGCCTGGCTGATCGGCTGGCCGCCCGGCACGGGCACCGGCTGGCACGACCACGCCGAGTCCGTCGGGGCTTTCGTCGCGGCCTCCGGCGAGCTCAAGGAGAACGCGCTGGCCGCCCGCCTGCCCGCGGACGGCTGGAAGACCCTGGAACTCACCGAGGGCGTCGACCGGGAACGGCGACTGCCGGCCGGCAAGGGGCGCTCCTTCGGACAGCACCACGTCCACGAGGTGCTCAACGAGTCCCCGGACGAGCACGCGATCTCGGTCCACGCCTACTACCCGCCCCTGCCGCAGATCCGCCGCTACAGCCGGACGGGGCAGATCCTGCGTCTGGAGCAGGTGGAGCGCCCGGAGGACTGGCAGTGA
- a CDS encoding rhodanese-like domain-containing protein produces the protein MSGADERQSAQSAQQPVGIDELLERVRERYDRIEPQEAYDAAQRGEALLVDIRYAALRDRDGVIPGALVVERNELEWRLDPRGSHRAPEATSHDLRVVVICNEGYASSLAAASLHQLGLHRATDLVGGFQAWRASGLPVTSA, from the coding sequence GTGAGCGGAGCGGACGAACGGCAGAGCGCGCAGTCGGCCCAACAGCCCGTCGGTATCGACGAGTTGCTGGAGCGGGTGCGCGAGCGCTACGACCGGATCGAGCCCCAGGAGGCGTACGACGCCGCCCAGCGCGGCGAGGCGCTGCTGGTGGACATCCGCTACGCCGCCCTGCGCGACCGGGACGGGGTGATCCCCGGCGCCCTCGTCGTCGAGCGCAACGAACTGGAGTGGCGCCTCGATCCGCGCGGCAGCCATCGCGCCCCCGAGGCCACGAGCCACGATCTGCGGGTCGTGGTGATCTGCAACGAGGGCTACGCCTCCAGCCTGGCGGCCGCCTCCCTGCACCAACTGGGGTTGCACCGGGCCACGGACCTGGTGGGCGGGTTCCAGGCGTGGCGGGCATCGGGGCTGCCGGTCACGTCGGCGTAG
- a CDS encoding sugar ABC transporter substrate-binding protein codes for MSRSARSHRALVASVLGSCGCLVLSGCGLLAADAAPTVDGPVTLGFVNGGSTRFHECLEAAVVDTALNNSARIHTAESRQDAATELANIQDMIARHVDALIVQTVDVDALQKDIAKAKKAGVPIFLTSVVTDDTTDILGAVVVDLKQVGALDAGWIEKDAAGQKVNVGVVAGAPGAASDLLVGGFKGALPANATVVANKPGMFSPAKARTVAAGMLEAHPDLDYVFVASEEMAFAVREAFDAAGAKAVKIVTVNGTDEGLAALKDGRFAATVANSAADTGELAVTNALALLRAEGDVDKVVTTRVRLVTKGTADTAPLYCNPDPDAD; via the coding sequence ATGTCCAGATCCGCCCGCTCCCACAGAGCGTTGGTCGCGTCGGTCCTCGGGAGCTGCGGCTGCCTGGTGCTGAGTGGATGCGGGCTTCTCGCGGCGGATGCGGCACCGACGGTCGACGGACCCGTCACTCTGGGGTTCGTCAATGGAGGGTCCACCCGGTTCCATGAGTGTCTCGAGGCGGCCGTCGTGGACACGGCGCTCAACAACAGCGCCCGGATCCACACCGCCGAGTCCCGGCAGGACGCCGCGACCGAGCTGGCCAACATCCAGGACATGATCGCCAGGCACGTGGACGCGCTCATCGTGCAGACCGTCGACGTCGACGCCCTCCAGAAGGACATCGCCAAGGCCAAGAAGGCCGGCGTCCCCATCTTCCTCACCTCGGTCGTCACCGACGACACCACCGACATCCTCGGGGCCGTCGTCGTCGACCTGAAGCAGGTGGGCGCCCTCGACGCGGGCTGGATCGAGAAGGACGCCGCCGGGCAGAAGGTGAACGTCGGTGTCGTCGCCGGTGCGCCAGGCGCGGCCTCCGACCTGCTCGTCGGCGGCTTCAAGGGCGCCCTGCCGGCCAACGCCACGGTGGTGGCCAACAAGCCCGGCATGTTCAGCCCGGCCAAGGCGCGGACGGTCGCCGCGGGCATGCTCGAGGCCCATCCCGACCTCGACTACGTGTTCGTCGCCAGTGAGGAGATGGCCTTCGCCGTCCGTGAGGCCTTCGACGCGGCCGGCGCGAAGGCCGTGAAGATCGTGACCGTCAACGGCACCGACGAGGGGCTGGCCGCGCTGAAGGACGGACGTTTCGCGGCCACGGTCGCCAACTCGGCGGCCGACACCGGTGAGTTGGCGGTGACCAACGCCCTCGCGCTGCTCCGTGCCGAGGGCGATGTGGACAAGGTCGTCACCACCCGGGTCCGTCTGGTGACCAAGGGCACCGCAGACACGGCCCCGCTCTACTGCAACCCCGATCCCGACGCCGACTGA
- the recX gene encoding recombination regulator RecX, with protein sequence MTRRTDWAEYAYPDAPREPGRGAGGAEAAQGSHGGHGRASYGMDGEYGGGAPGDGALYEGAPTEGEWPEGGTAYGADSGGDGSRRGGRRARGEGGSRGGRGRRRRGFGEPHGESDGEPSGEDGDVPSSSRAEKGESSGDPVERARGICLRLLTGTPRTRKQLADALSKKGIPDEAAEEVLSRFEEVGLINDSAFADAWVESRHHGRGLARRALAQELRTKGVDSTLIEAAVSQLDSEQEEATARELVDRKLRSTRGLDRDKRLRRLAGMLARKGYSEGMALRVVRQALAEEGEEAELFEGEGF encoded by the coding sequence GTGACTCGGCGAACCGACTGGGCCGAGTACGCCTACCCGGACGCTCCGCGCGAGCCGGGGAGGGGCGCCGGTGGCGCCGAGGCGGCCCAGGGCAGTCACGGGGGGCATGGCAGGGCGTCGTACGGCATGGACGGGGAGTACGGCGGCGGCGCGCCGGGCGACGGCGCGCTGTACGAGGGGGCGCCGACCGAGGGGGAGTGGCCGGAGGGCGGCACCGCCTACGGAGCCGACTCGGGCGGCGACGGCTCGCGCCGGGGCGGCCGACGAGCGCGCGGCGAAGGGGGCTCACGTGGGGGACGTGGGCGCCGTCGGCGCGGCTTCGGGGAACCGCACGGCGAGTCGGATGGAGAGCCGTCCGGTGAGGACGGAGACGTCCCCTCCTCGTCGAGGGCCGAGAAGGGGGAGTCTTCAGGGGACCCGGTGGAGCGGGCACGGGGGATCTGTCTGCGCCTGCTCACCGGGACCCCGCGCACACGCAAGCAACTCGCGGACGCCCTGAGCAAGAAGGGGATTCCCGACGAGGCGGCGGAGGAGGTGCTGTCGCGGTTCGAGGAGGTCGGGCTGATCAACGACAGCGCGTTCGCCGACGCCTGGGTGGAGTCCCGGCACCACGGCCGGGGGCTCGCCCGGCGCGCGCTCGCCCAGGAACTGCGGACCAAGGGCGTGGACTCCACGCTCATCGAGGCGGCCGTCTCCCAGCTCGACTCCGAGCAGGAGGAAGCGACCGCGCGTGAGCTCGTCGACCGCAAGCTGCGTTCCACCCGTGGCCTCGACCGGGACAAGCGCCTGCGCCGCCTCGCGGGGATGCTCGCTCGCAAGGGCTACTCCGAGGGCATGGCCCTGCGGGTGGTGCGGCAGGCGCTCGCGGAGGAGGGCGAGGAGGCGGAACTCTTCGAGGGGGAGGGGTTCTGA